From Rhododendron vialii isolate Sample 1 chromosome 10a, ASM3025357v1, the proteins below share one genomic window:
- the LOC131304266 gene encoding transcription factor MYB16-like produces the protein MGRTPCCDKVGLKKGPWTPEEDQKLLAYIDEHGHGSWRALPSKAGLQRCGKSCRLRWTNYLRPDIKRGKFSLQEEQTIIQLHALLGNRWSAIATHLPKRTDNEIKNYWNTHLKKRLTKMGIDPITHKPKNEALLSNDGQSKNAANLSHMAQWESARLEAEARLVRQSKLRSNSLGSSAALHEFAPASNKPVGPPTPSTPPRCLDILKAWSGVWANKPSEASASGPPASLGCDLESSPTSTLSYSATGIGEGTTSFIEFVGGIGKEEGEENWKGIQNSSAQLLDQFKDGMENSVSFDTSHDMMSHMAMTSVEDSWNPESLGGGNTNGNNLYGGSFMKRFTELLVNSSGGDRSVSDGGGSGGGDSDSGSGDCGGGSGGEYCEDNKNYWNSILDLVNSSPSDSPMF, from the exons ATGGGTCGAACTCCTTGCTGTGATAAGGTCGGTTTGAAGAAAGGCCCTTGGACTCCCGAAGAAGACCAGAAGCTCTTGGCCTACATTGACGAACACGGCCACGGCAGCTGGCGCGCCTTGCCTTCCAAAGCTG GGCTGCAGAGATGTGGAAAGAGCTGCAGACTCAGATGGACGAATTATCTCCGGCCTGATATCAAGAGAGGGAAGTTCAGTTTACAGGAAGAACAAACCATCATTCAACTCCATGCTCTCCTGGGTAACAG GTGGTCAGCCATAGCAACTCACTTGCCCAAAAGAACAGACAACGAGATCAAAAACTACTGGAACACCCACCTCAAGAAACGCCTAACCAAAATGGGTATCGACCCGATAACCCACAAGCCCAAAAACGAAGCCCTATTGTCCAACGACGGCCAGTCGAAGAACGCCGCGAATCTCAGCCACATGGCCCAGTGGGAGAGCGCCCGGCTCGAAGCCGAAGCCAGACTCGTCCGCCAATCAAAACTTCGTTCCAACTCACTTGGCTCGTCAGCTGCGCTGCATGAGTTCGCACCGGCTTCAAACAAGCCGGTGGGCCCAcccactccaagcacgccaccAAGGTGTCTGGACATACTGAAAGCCTGGAGTGGCGTTTGGGCTAATAAGCCGAGCGAAGCCAGCGCCAGTGGACCACCGGCTTCGCTCGGCTGTGATCTGGAGTCGTCGCCCACTTCCACGCTTAGCTACTCCGCGACGGGAATCGGAGAGGGTACGACGTCGTTTATTGAGTTCGTCGGCGGAATTGGAAAAGAAGAAGGGGAGGAAAACTGGAAAGGAATTCAAAATTCTTCTGCTCAATTGCTGGATCAATTCAAAGACGGAATGGAGAACTCCGTTTCCTTCGATACGTCACACGACATGATGAGCCACATGGCCATGACGTCAGTGGAAGACTCGTGGAATCCGGAGTCGCTCGGGGGTGGTAACACTAACGGGAATAATCTTTACGGTGGCAGTTTCATGAAGAGGTTTACGGAGCTTCTGGTGAACAGTTCCGGCGGCGACCGGAGTGTTTCCGACGGCGGCGGCAGCGGCGGAGGGGACTCCGACAGCGGCAGCGGCGAttgtggtggtgggagtggtggtgAATATTGTGAAGACAACAAGAATTACTGGAACAGTATTCTTGATTTGGTTAATTCTTCCCCGTCTGATTCACCCATGTTCTAA